The following proteins are co-located in the Salvelinus namaycush isolate Seneca chromosome 31, SaNama_1.0, whole genome shotgun sequence genome:
- the LOC120025932 gene encoding bile salt-activated lipase-like, translating into MMKTLGILVASALFLGSASAATLGVVYTEGGMVKGKKVNSDGLLRTMDVFKGIPYADKPGVFEKPKRHPGWDGVLKATEFKPRCMQLNLLQSDTRGQEDCLYLNIWVPQGLSVSTGLPVMVWIFGGGYLVGGSMGANFLDNYLYDGEEIANRGKVIVVTLGYRVGTLGFLSSGDASGPGNYGLWDQHAAIAWVNRNIRAFGGDPNNITVFGESAGAASVSFQTLSPHNKGLIRRAISQSGVALCPWAINNNPRAFAEMVAGKVGCPIDDQMMACLKLIDAKELTLAGTLSLAGSPSTPIVGNLALSPVIDGDFLPDHPGKLFHNAADIDYLAGVNSMDAHLFTGLDLPAVNKPIANLPLSDVKLLLGSLTKKGEASINSAFAEYTADWGDKPSQETIKKTVVMIETDYVFLVPTQAALYLHASNAQSARTYSYLFSEPSRMSGIVLPFPSWMEADHAEDLQFVFGKPFTTPLAYWPKHRNVSKYFIAYWTNFARTGDPNKGESNVPVTWPAYTTSGQKYLEINAKMNRNSVHEKMRVRFVNWWSNTLPSI; encoded by the exons ATGATGAAGACACTGGGTATTTTGGTTGCTTCTGCCCTGTTCCTGGGGTCCGCCTCGGCCGCCACT CTTGGAGTGGTGTACACTGAGGGAGGCATGGTGAAAGGGAAAAAGGTCAATTCTGATGGACTCTTACGCACCATGGATGTCTTCAAAGGAATCCCCTACGCTGACAAGCCCGGCGTTTTTGAGAAGCCCAAGCGTCACCCTGGATGGGATG GTGTTCTTAAGGCTACAGAGTTCAAGCCGAGGTGCATGCAGCTGAACTTGCTCCAGTCTGACACCCGTGGCCAAGAGGACTGCCTTTACCTGAACATCTGGGTCCCTCAGGGCCTCAGTG TTTCCACTGGGCTGCCAGTCATGGTTTGGATCTTTGGAGGTGGTTACCTGGTTGGAGGCTCTATGGGCGCTAACTTCTTGGATAACTATCTGTACGACGGGGAGGAGATTGCAAATAGGGGCAAAGTCATTGTGGTGACTCTGGGTTACCGTGTGGGCACCCTGGGCTTCCTCAGCTCTGGAGATGCCAGCGGACCTG GTAACTATGGTTTGTGGGACCAGCATGCTGCCATTGCCTGGGTGAACAGGAATATCCGCGCCTTCGGAGGAGACCCCAACAACATCACCGTCTTCGGAGAGTCTGCCGGCGCTGCTAGCGTCAGCTTCCAG ACGCTTTCTCCCCATAACAAAGGGCTGATCCGCAGGGCCATCTCCCAGAGTGGCGTTGCTCTCTGCCCCTGGGCCATCAACAACAACCCTCGTGCCTTTGCAGAGATG GTTGCTGGGAAGGTGGGCTGCCCCATTGATGATCAGATGATGGCCTGCCTGAAGCTCATTGACGCTAAGGAGCTCACCCTTGCTGGTACCCTGTCCCTGGCTGGTTCTCCCTCCA CCCCCATAGTGGGCAACCTGGCCCTCTCCCCAGTGATCGATGGGGACTTCCTGCCTGATCACCCAGGGAAACTGTTCCACAACGCTGCTGACATTGACTACCTTGCAGGGGTCAACAGCATGGATGCCCACCTATTCACTGGATTAGATTTACCCGCCGTCAACAAGCCAATCGCTAACCTCCCTCT GTCAGATGTGAAACTGCTCCTGGGTTCTTTGACTAAGAAGGGAGAGGCCTCTATCAATAGCGCTTTCGCAGAGTACACGGCAGACTGGGGAGATAAGCCCAGTCAGGAGACCATCAAGAAGACTGTTGTTATGATCGAGACTGACTACGTCTTCCTGGTTCCTACCCAGGCTGCTCTCTATCTGCACGCCTCCAATGCCCA ATCTGCACGCACCTACTCCTACCTGTTCTCAGAGCCCAGCCGCATGTCCGGGATAGTCCTACCTTTCCCCAGCTGGATGGAGGCTGACCACGCTGAGGACCTGCAGTTTGTGTTCGGCAAGCCCTTCACCACGCCCCTGGCATACTGGCCCAAGCACCGCAATGTCTCCAAATACTTTATCGCCTACTGGACCAACTTCGCCAGGACCGG AGACCCCAACAAGGGGGAGTCCAATGTGCCTGTGACCTGGCCTGCATACACCACCTCTGGGCAAAAGTACCTGGAGATCAACGCCAAAATGAACAGGAACTCCGTCCATGAGAAGATGAGGGTGCGCTTTGTGAACTGGTGGTCTAACACCCTTCCCTCCATCTGA